Part of the Lolium rigidum isolate FL_2022 chromosome 6, APGP_CSIRO_Lrig_0.1, whole genome shotgun sequence genome, GACGGGACGATTTAGTTAGAAGACATCAGCTTAGATCGATCGATGCAGATTGTTGGTAAGGGAGCCGAGCTGAGCTCGAGAGGGATATCGTGTTGTACTTACCGTAATGTAGAGGTCAAACTTGATGAGCGCATAGGCCGTCCAGCAGCAGCCGTTGCAGAAGTTGACCAGCGACAGTAAGAAGGGCATGTACTCGGTACTCTTGGTCTTGATCACCTTACCCTGCAAGAAGTAAGGAAGATTGCAATGCTCGTGGTTAATTAGCAGCAAAAAAAAAGTCATCagtttcatcatcacattactagcACATCATTGGCAAAAAAGGATCACTAAAGGCAAAGATAATAACAGATGAGCTAAAATCCCCTAGGCATGGCACATACGTTTGTGATGAGCTGGATCACAAGTTTTCGTTTGATTCATGAACCCGCTTCTTTCGGATCCATCCGTCGCACCCAACAGCAAACACACGAGAGTTTGGCCGCAGGCAACAGAAAGTTTGGTTGGCTATACGGTAATGCAGCTACAGATCCATACGCAGACGACACGAAGCCCATTTGAGGTAGAAACAGACCATACATGCCTTTCTGACCCAACATGTACAAAAGGCAAACATCCTGACTTTTGTATGGGAACATGGGTGCAGTTTTTACATGGAAATGGGTTTTGTTCCAAAACTGGGAAATGCTAGCTCTTCCGGGAGAAGAAACAGGAAAGGTGCTAATGGTGCATAATGATGAAACACGTGCCCTGAACAATTTGCAAGATACAGAACTGATCACTAGACAATGCAACAAGTTAAAAGTTGAAAGATCATCGTGACTGGCCGGTAGTTACatgtatatatatggtacaaaaacagAAAAAACCTGCATGCCTAATTTGGTGTTTGATCGGCACAAGTTGCACAGCAGTATCCACCTGCAATTAACTGCAAAAGGCTGTAAATAGCAGGTGGTTCCACCAAATCTTTTCAGATCCCAGCTGTAAGCGACCATGCTTAACCCAAACTTAGCCTTCCCACACAAGCACAAACAACGCCTCCGCCGCAGCCAAGTAACAGCTAATTAGATCTAAAATAGCATATAGCCACTCACAGACATGTGGGACCAACAGAAGATCCAtgcagattagctagctaactagGTTTCCTGATCGAAAACCCACCGCACGTCCAAACAGTACAGAGTAATTAGCCAGGTGCCGCAATAAACAGCGCCGCCAGAACAACGGCCGGATCAAGGAAATAAGGCGTATGCAAAATGGCTGGATCCGAAATTAATGTATGTGGGTATACTTACCATGACGGTGAGGGGGGAGGCGTACATGGCCGTTCCGAAGATGATGCAGAGGATGCCGACGATCATGGAGCGCCTCTCGTGGGTGTGGGCGGTGAGGAGCACGCAGAGCACCACGATCACCATGAACACCGCCTCACCGGCGAGGAAGTAGAGCACCCTCAGCTGCACGCACGAACGCCAAGCCATGGGGTTAATTAGGCGGATCTGATTCTGAACCGAAAAATCACACCAGAGGAAGGAAGAGGAAATGGGGGATTTAGGGAACGTACGCGCTTCTTGTTGGGCGCGTAGATGAAGAAGATCATGAGGTAGATGGCCTCGACGACGAGGCCGACGCCGTTGATGGTGACGACGAGGATGCTGTTGGGGTGGACGATGGGGAGCCCGTAGAAGACCCAGAGCATGCAGTTGAGCAGCGTCGCCAGGTAGGGGTCCGCCTTGAACTCCTCCACATCCTTCTTCTTGTAGATCTTCCAGAACGTCGGCCTGCAACCAGCGAAAAccaaagcggcggcggcggccacttGTCAGATGCAAACCCTGGGCTAGCTACCTTCCGTATCTGGACTACACAATCAAGCGGGCGGACGGACGAGGAGAGAGAGGGTGGCGGCGTCGGTGCTTACACAGGGGAGAGGAAgaggccgaaggagatgacgttgCCGATGATGCCAACGATGTTGCGGGCGGCGTCGGCGGAAACCATCTTTGCGAGCTCTGAACCTGAGGGTGGAGTTGGGAATGGAGAGAAGAATGGTTATGATTTGGGGCGATCCAGACGGAGAGAGGgcgagcttatataggcgcccccCAAGTTATCCGGCCGCTCGACTTGGGTTAAGGGGTAAAGTGGTTAGATTCGTAGAGCTGGTCTTACTATATACCCTTCGTTCTTATCCTATCCGTCCACATCGCCGTAAGCAGGGAAATTCCGAGTCATGCACCGCCGCTTTTGCTTGAAGAAAAGATCAACCTCACACCTGCGCACGGAAGTAACTGTACTTCTAACTAACATTCCTTCTATAATACACCCAGAAAATATCAAATATAGAAAAAAAATGGTAGTGCAACCATAAGTATAAATACTAGTACCACTCCCCTTCTTCGTGTACGGAAGTAACCATATTTCAAACTAACATCCTATAATAAACGAAAAAGAAATCAAATCTAGAAATATATCTACAGCCTATTTTTCGGTACATCCATAAATAACCAAATATTTTCAAAAGTAAAGACCATATATGATTCATTTTACATGGATTTTCAGAGATATTTTCATGATTTTCCAATTAATTTATATATCAGTAAAATATCTTACTTGAATTTTATTTTAGAGATTATGTGAATCTACTAAAAACAAGTCAAATTACATCATCTCTAAGAAGCACAAACAATCACAAACAacaaataccaatgatgaatcaaAAATTACATCATCGACCATTGAAGCTGCTATCTCTAGCTAGTTCCACATTTTGCGTCTCGGCCTTCCTCTCGATGAGAACATGGCAAGTTGCTAAACACGCACAAACTAAGCTAACCACAAACACTTTCAAGAATCATTTGAGCCGCCAACCTAATGGGTGAGAGAACATATACACTTAAACACTTTGTGACTGCACCCGTACCGCTCATTTTCATTGTAATGTTGGTGATGAAGTTTGGGAGCATAAACAATAAAGAAACATGAGCACCAGTGACTACACCAAACTTGAACGGACCATCATCGTCACCACTGCTTTTGACACTCTGTTGGATGACAAACCACCAGATCTTGAGCCAACGACCGTGTCACCCTGACACCATaagtttctcggcgccattgcacTGGTCACGATGACTACTCGTGCACGCTCCACGGGGATAGGGTCTTGAGACTTCCACGCCACAGAGACAACACTACTAGACATGCAAATTTATCGTATAAAATATTTCAAATAACAATAGTGATGTTGTTCCAAGGTTCATCCCGCCTCCAATTGGTTGACAAAGGCAAGGGTACGGAAAGGGCTGTCGCTAAGCACGTGCCAACACATCAAAGAAGACGAGGCATTAAGCTCCGCCGACGCCGGTGGCTATCTAGCAAGACACCGCTGGTGAAGATCAACGTTCGGGTTACCATCCAAAGAGATCACCTCAAAAGAAGCTGGTTTGTGTTTCATCGCTCATGTAGGATTTCATTGTACATGGTATTCGATTGTTGTTATATTTCTTCATTTTCTAGCTTTTCGAGAGGGCGAGAGAGAGAAATTGCTTAAAATGGATACAATGAGGAGAGGATACTCAACTATCTGGACTACTATAACACGACAACTAACATACATTCCGCACGGTCGACAAGTCATGCTCGTACCGTCGTACGTACCTATCTGTCCATACCAGCCTTCAAACTGAGAGCAACGACCTCCATCGCGATGTTTCCCATCCCTTTGTGCGTGGCCATTTCAGTGGCTTTCGCTGCCGTTATAGATTGAACATCAACAGTGCTTAACAAATGATCGACCTTGCCAGTCCCTGATCGAAGACAACGTCAGGTACCACTGCACCCCACGTCCACAGCCTCCCGAACAAACAGCAAAGGAGCACTCGTTGTTTACCTTCAGCACACTGGGAACGAAGGTAAACCTTTTTTATCAATCATCTTAAGAACCCAACTCTTCATGTGTCATACAATAGAGGTTGGAGATGGAAATTACATGAGAAAAGTTAAGGGTTTAACAGTCAGGTCGAGAGCCATCTTGAAGTACTCTCTAGTACAGAACTAGGTCATAGGACTGTACCATGGCTTTGCGGCAATGAATACGAGTCTTAATGATCATGTTTTACGAGTACTACGTACAAGCGATCATCCAATGCAATCGGCATTGTTGCCAACGCCATTAAGTAATCACATGCAACTCGCATGAAGCCATGAAGAGTCCATGCAAGATGCCACAGATCATTTGTTTCCTGAACAGGAAGACATAACTGCAATTCTGTTGCCAACGCCCTGGAATGGCATTCTAGAGATTTAATTAAGCTGGCACAGGCATTATGGTATTTAGATGTTTCAAACACTCAAATTCCATGCAGTGAAGGCAAGCAGATTACAAGTTTCAGGGCTCAAAAAATTGTCAGAGGTTAACAAGTATAAGGTGCTGGATACCAGATGACACCAATACTAAGCTACAAAATTCCCGAGGAATACCATATGTCCAACTAAGCAGGGTAGAGGAGATGAAGGTGCAATGCCCTCCAGGTTTCTTTAACCACCATAACAGGAGCAACCAATGAATTGTCCTCACAGGGAGATTCCGGTGTGATAATGCCCTGAACAGTTCTCCAAATCACAATTCCTTTTGTTTTCCTCTAATCATTCCCACCCCAAACATGTGTGTACAGTGCTGTTTAAGCACAAATGTTTACATCGATCTGGTAGTCTGATTGAATCTCTTACATGCCTACACTGGCTCGATCTGAATTTCCGAACAAACCAATACAGTTGTCACTTATCAGCTCTTCTCGGCTTGATGTATCCTCAGCTTTTTGGAAGGAGGCGACATGAAAAGCTTTCTAACAGATGTAACAGGATCATCCTCCTGAAATTATACAAACCAACTGTGAGGTAACGATTCAAAGGAAACaagacataattcaacaaaagaaCACTACCTCGTTGAGGAGGCTGAGCTGAGCCTCCACTTGTGGATCTCCATCAGTTCTTTTATCCTGAGCAAGTAACGCCAAAAGAGTCAGCCTCCATCCAGGCAAGGCTTCACCGACGTCAGGGGATGTCCAAGGGCAGAACGTCCGGTGCTGCTTGATAGGATCAAACTCATTCATTCTGTCATACAGGCCTTCTTTTCCTGTTATTTGAAAGATGGGAGCAATGAATAAGACAAACTATGTGTAATTGTGTATGCCGTCTTCAATGCAAGATCCCAACAAACTAGTAATTTCATCTCCACTAGAGAGGCCAAAAGCTAAGCACTGTTATCGTAGATCAGTGTGGTAACCATTCTGTTAAGCAGCTATTCCTGCTTAAGGAGTCATCAATATGCTAATTGCCGTTAGAAGTTCCCAGCTCTTAGAACAAGTTACTCCTACTTCGTGTTTCCCCTGCTATTTCATTCCCTTCAACTTTTGATTAAGTACTTCTTTGTACCCTCATATCCCCTCAGCAGCGCAGAGAATACTTAGCAATAAAACTACTGTTAATCATGTTACAGTTAAAGCAAAAGAAACATTAATGAATTCCTTACCTGATGGCTGTacacatttttctgagttgatagAGGATTTTGTGATTGCGCCAGCTTCAACTGCCTTGGAACTATTTGTGTGAGTCTGTACCAAGTTCTGGTCATTGGCAGCTTCTTCTCTAGTATCGCTTCTGGCAGCACCTGATTCTGGTTCTTCATTTAAGACCTCTTCCATATTGGTGCCCTTACTTGTATCTGAATGTGAAGACCCTTCATTGTGCTCAGTGCTTACTTCCATGTTTGCAATATCCTTTTCAGGATTATTAACTTCATGGTCATGACGAAGCCCGTCCATGCTTCTTTTGCGTTTCATCGGCCCTGAAGAATGCAAAGCAACAGGAACCATTTGGCTGTCATTTCCAGATGAAAATGATTTCCCACGGGAGTTCAAGTCAGCTTTCAAGTGCCGACTAACAACAGGAAATGAAACTCTTGGCCGAAAACTCTGTCTAGTCGGTGGAGGACCACCAGCAATTGTGAAATTAAAGCCAACATTTGCAGACTTTGAAGGTTCTGCTCCACTGGCATGCCCATTAGTTTGCTCATCTTGTATATTGGAATCTGATACAAGCTTAAAGAGTTGAAGAGGTCGTTCTACAAGTGAAAAACGCCACAAGGCAACACAGGCTCCACAAAACTGACAATCTAAAACAACGGATGATGGATCATAATGTTGATCTCCCTGATTAGCATCTGCAATTGCTGAAGAACCATCAACTTCCTTGCGTGAGTAAATTACAACCCGATTTTCCAGTGTGCTGTTTATTTGTTCTGGCTGGGCCAATATAGATGTAGAATTTGCATCCATGTGAGATTCGGTTGCACAATCAACAGCATAGTGAAGTAGGCGCGGTTCCCAGCCACATAAGCTTATTATCTTCAGTGCCTGCTAGCAACTTATGCATTAAGTTCGACCACACAGACTTAAATATTCAATGCAAAAGAACATGTGAAAATGTAAAGTGAAACTACATAATAATACTTAACAGCAACTCAACGTCCAAAATAATCAAAGCAATTTGACACCTAGCTAAGTACAAGAATATATTGTCAATAGAGGCCAGGCAGATCAGACTGTAACAAGAAGAACATTTAAGTTACTTAAACATGTAAGTTGGGACCTGACAAAAGGAACACACGATCGTACTTGGCCGCAGCCTGCAGTTGCCAAGCCTAGCCAGGGACCAAGCAATGAATGGGaagaaggaaaaaagagaaatGGCATGCCCCCATGGCTAGCTAGCTGCTGAGGACTGCACAAGTAGTGTGTTCACTTGGCTGGTGTCGATCTCCTTGAAGCTACATAACTTTGTGCTTCTTAGCTGGTGATCGACCTGGTGTCTCTTGCAGCTGCCGCGACTCTTTCCTTCGTCCCAGGATATAAATATCCAGCCACCAGCCTTCGTGCGTACAAGGTCTCGCCGACAGGCCGTGGAAGATGGTACATTACTAGATTTGCATCTGGTTAATCAAAAGATGTTCAATTGCCAAGGTTCATGTTCCATTGGTTCCTTCTTTCTTGTGTGTTTTGTTATTTGTGCATACATCATCTTTGTGCTGACCAATTAATGTGCATAGGTTGGTTCCATTTAGAGATAGTGAGTGCTGAACTAATAGGCATGCCACATAGTCCTGACGATCAGGTCTCACTTGACAGAACACTTGAGAGATTCTGCTTAATAGGGGAATTGGTGCCCTGAATGGTAAACTATAGGGTAAAAATGGAATTCACTTCCATTTTTCTGAGAAAGAGATGTATCATTTTAGTACAATATGCAACAGGCGATTAAGCACGAATTGTTGAATATTCTATCCAGTGAAGCCAAATAAATGGCTAAGCAGAATTTATCCAGTTACATAGGTGGCACCAAGATATCAGATCTTAATAACATTATAAAAAAACAATAAGAAACGTATGCTGAAGAGTAATGAATATAAGATTTGGCAAATATAAACCTCAAAGAGATGCAAACTCCACAAAGAGATGAGGAGTAATAATGTGTAGGTCAGAGTCTGACCTGATAATATATGCCAGCATCTTGAAAAGTGCCATCTAGATCCTTAATAGTTAAGTCTTCAGTAAGCATAAATCCCCCTTTAAGGGCAACTGATGAAGATAACGGCTCCAAGAGAAACTGTTCTAGCTGTGGACTCTTCTTCTTCATGCTTCCTAGAGAAGAGCATGAAATTCTTGGAAGTGCTGAAAGCCGTAGCAGAGACGAGAAGCACTCGTAGTAGTTCTCAACTAAAACAGGAGGAGGTGTAGGTGGAAATAATGCAAGTGATTCGTCACATATGTTGTCAATCCATGGGCAGAGTAGTTTATGTCCATTGTCCAGCTTCAAGCTGAAAACAGCAGCAGCCTTTTCAACTGCAGGAAAGATGGATTTCAATgtatgaaaataaaaatagatggaGTGCTCAAATCAAGGAAGTCGGTGATGCACGTAAGCAAGTCTTTCACAGATAGAAATGGAACAGGAGCAATGGTAATCCAAGAAATCAGCATTGCTTGAATCTTCAAATACCAAATTGATTAACATTAAGTCCGCATAGAAGTGTATGTGCGTGTTTCATTTAATTGTTTCTAATGAGAGAAGAACAAGAGAATTGCCTTATTTAGCCATATCTTGAGATGAGGCCCAGTGGTAAAACAAAAAATAGTGCACTCACCTTGCTGCGGTGTCCATGATGAAGGAGAGGAGAACAGGAGCCGTGCCCCACATGCCTCACACGTTATAATGTCCGGTTCAATATTTGTCCACCCTCTTCTAGCACAATTTACAGGACTGACAGCCTGAAAAGGGTAACCAGCTATCAGCGAAAAAATGAGATGCTTCAGCTAAAATGTTCAACCAAACAACTAGAGTCCCTTCATATTCTCTATCCAAGTGAAGAAAAATGCGTAAGCGAACCGAGTGCCTCTAAAATTGGAAGATAATATGCAGGCACCCCCATAATCAAGACATTTTATAGTATAGTGAAGAAAATACAGAAGCTTCAGTCATACGTAGTATTTCTAACTGGTCTATCAAGACAAATCACGGCAAACATCCCTTTAGTTCTAGAAGTTTCCAGTAAATTAACCATCAATCCGTTAGGTAGTGTGCAAAACCATGTTAATTACGAGTAAGAGGTTTCCTAGAGCGGTACGCAGTGCAAGCAACATGAAGGGTGAAAATTGCGTGTACCTTGGGCTTCGCGAACCAGGTCATGGCCTTGAATGAAGCGAGCCTCCGCACAAGGTCGCGGCGGTCCCACgggcggcacggcggaggaggtgaCAACGCAGACATGGCGGCCATCTGGGGCGGGAGCCGCGACCCCCGCACCACCCCGAACCTCCTCCCGGCATCCGCCGCCCTCCACGAGCTGCCACACCAGATCAGATCAAACCCAGTTCACAATCACACAAAGGGGCTGACTCACGCACTCCAGAGAATAAGCAGGGAGGCTGGAGCTAACCtgggagtggaggaggaggagggtttgGAGCCTGGGCTGGGGTTAGGCTTGGGCTTGGGAAAGTGGTACAGCTTGTCCATGGCCTTCTTGAGGCGCCGCTCGGAATCGGCGCCTatgtctccgccgccgccgctgccgccggcggccATCTGGGTGGCGCGTGAAGGGGGATCGGTGGAGATGGCAACGCGATGCGTGAGCCGCTGACAGGCTGCCGCTACTGCGGGGCCTCGAGACTTGCTGCCGGCTGTGTTGTTTCGCGTGGGATTGGGCTTCATGGTGGAAATGGGCCGGATCGGCCCATCGGGTCTCTGGCCCGACCCAGAAAAAGTCATTGGGTCAGCCGGGTTGGCCTCGTACGAAAATCAGGTAACTCAGTACCGACTACCGAGAAACCCAAAATGATCACTGACTGACCATTGGCGAGAGAAGTTTCTGGAGGTACGTGCCGAGTCCTTGAATGAGAAGAATTGGAAGAGATGTGGAAAGTGAAACTTCTATCAAGCTTCACATATTTGCTCGTGTTGGTAGGCTCGTGAAAAGCTGATACATGAAGGGGCAAACGGTGTCTAGTCCTGGCTCTTGGTCGCTACCACCTCATGGAAAAGTGAAAATCAATGTGGACGGCGTTGTGGCGAAGAGATAAATGAGGATCAAGTAGGAAACCTTTTTTGCATGATTATGAAGGAAGTTCTATCAAGGAAAGAGATGTTTCGGGAAGTGTCTTTTATCCATGGCCAACCAGAGACAAACGGCTAAGACACACAACTACTACATTAGAAACGGGTAGACACATTTTGCTTGTACTAAATCCCTACAATAAACATCGTTAAGTGAGTAATAAAGCATAGGCCGTTTAGTTTAAATGATAAGAAAACTCTAATTGTTCAGCGCTAAAAAATTATAATTGATCAACATCAATACATAACTAGCTTGGGCGAGTAAGTAGTAGTAAACCGATCTAGTACTAGATCGATCAAGTCAGCCCATCCAGGCTTATAGcacatcaaaaaaaaaagttgaacaTAGAAGGGGTCTCGAAAGACCCCGATGCTACATTAATAAAGTGTCGATGGAGTACATTTTACAAGAAGGGCCTCCGAAAGTGAAATCATTACAACAAGACCCATACATATTGCAAAACAGACCCTGAACCTAAAGATGGTAAAGCCATAACCAATTGGCACATCAAGAGCGATCTTCCAGTGGATTTAATAACCTAGGGGTTGTAGGGAAACAACTTAATACTACAATTTGTTAATTCGGATCGAAGGTTTCAGCTACGAC contains:
- the LOC124668124 gene encoding bidirectional sugar transporter SWEET6a-like, with product MVSADAARNIVGIIGNVISFGLFLSPVPTFWKIYKKKDVEEFKADPYLATLLNCMLWVFYGLPIVHPNSILVVTINGVGLVVEAIYLMIFFIYAPNKKRLRVLYFLAGEAVFMVIVVLCVLLTAHTHERRSMIVGILCIIFGTAMYASPLTVMGKVIKTKSTEYMPFLLSLVNFCNGCCWTAYALIKFDLYITIPNGLGALFGLAQLVLYACYCGSTPKKNNGKNVEMPTVGNTNTVGGGNVSVTVER
- the LOC124660843 gene encoding uncharacterized protein LOC124660843 — encoded protein: MAAGGSGGGGDIGADSERRLKKAMDKLYHFPKPKPNPSPGSKPSSSSTPSSWRAADAGRRFGVVRGSRLPPQMAAMSALSPPPPCRPWDRRDLVRRLASFKAMTWFAKPKAVSPVNCARRGWTNIEPDIITCEACGARLLFSSPSSWTPQQVEKAAAVFSLKLDNGHKLLCPWIDNICDESLALFPPTPPPVLVENYYECFSSLLRLSALPRISCSSLGSMKKKSPQLEQFLLEPLSSSVALKGGFMLTEDLTIKDLDGTFQDAGIYYQALKIISLCGWEPRLLHYAVDCATESHMDANSTSILAQPEQINSTLENRVVIYSRKEVDGSSAIADANQGDQHYDPSSVVLDCQFCGACVALWRFSLVERPLQLFKLVSDSNIQDEQTNGHASGAEPSKSANVGFNFTIAGGPPPTRQSFRPRVSFPVVSRHLKADLNSRGKSFSSGNDSQMVPVALHSSGPMKRKRSMDGLRHDHEVNNPEKDIANMEVSTEHNEGSSHSDTSKGTNMEEVLNEEPESGAARSDTREEAANDQNLVQTHTNSSKAVEAGAITKSSINSEKCVQPSGKEGLYDRMNEFDPIKQHRTFCPWTSPDVGEALPGWRLTLLALLAQDKRTDGDPQVEAQLSLLNEEDDPVTSVRKLFMSPPSKKLRIHQAEKS